In Anopheles arabiensis isolate DONGOLA chromosome 2, AaraD3, whole genome shotgun sequence, the genomic window AGTATTGGTTCGGCGATTAAATCTATGAACACCATCCTCAAAGGGGCTCGTTTCCTATCGTGGGatttaaaaaacaagaaaatattGTGTTTACATCTTTAATTCACAGGCACATACAAAAGGCGAATTGTGGGacgaaatgtttttttcatgtttgtgTTTAGAAACGTGATAAGAATTTTAATAGATTATCCATCGACTATCCTACGGATGGTGAAAGTCAATTATTACAAAAGGCAGAAGAACTCCATTCCACTTGACACAGGGTGTTTGTGCATCGATTGGACAGGACAGGAAGCCGTGGACGGAGAGCACGGCTGTACGCGAGAAGAAAtcaattaaacattttgtCAACAttcactgctgctactgctcctACGGTAGTCGTCTCGCAGGTCGGAGGGAAGATGTTGAAACGTTTATGCTTACCGGAAGTCTTCGTCGTCTTGATGAACTTGGGCGCGCGTCTccttttctccctctctctgtgCATGACTGGAGGAGCCAGTTATGTTTTGACGAAGTGTTTCCGGCTTTTCGCGTTAGATTGTGTATGGCGCGTGCGAAGAATTTTCTAAACAGTCCTTATGAGGTTCAGTGCTACACAACAATGAGTAAAAAGTCGGAAAATTACtggaaaaaagacaaaaatataTGACAACTTCTGATGATCTACCCGAACCGAGCATATTGACCTGAGAGCATCAGTACTAGAGAAATGTAAATATGTTTGCCATTTAGCTGGCGGCAGTCTGtgacttttatttttcctgttCTAGACTACGCATTATGCTTGCACAACACCGGGAGCATCGAACTGCAAAACGCATTGCTCTCTGTTTGTAGAGCACCCAATGAAAGTAAAGCCTAAGACTCTTTGCAGGGTCACCATTTAGAAAAGTGCAATTAACTGCATTTGTCGTTGGTCGAtttacaataaataaacaattgctTTATCTACTCCTGTCTTTTCGTTGTATCGGAAGATATTTACTgataaagagaaaaagaaatttaaaacaaaaaaacagaagtctggctccagagaggatcgAACTCACGACCTTCGCGTTATTAGCACGACGCTCTAACCAGCTGAGCTATGGAGCCGTTGAATATTCCCTTGCTTACAACACTATTTAAATACAACCAAGGTATTCAACATTATACGTGATGATCATTACTTGTTGACAACGTTGCTTTAGTTTTATTCTAACAAGCTGATACTGAATacataaaacatgtttttccttttcattagAATAAACAGCTTGCACAAACTACAACCTGAAACTAAATTATTTACTCTTCTTTTTGAGTTTATTGACAACCAGCGAACGCTTCCCGTCGAACACCAGCAACGAACTGTTTGGCCTTCATTTGTTTGATCAGGAAAACACAACAGGCAATGCACTTCCAAGAAATCCTGCCAATAACGCACACTGGTGTACCGAGCTATAGTAACAATAGCAATGATTTGGCAGTAACACTGAAGCTAGGAGTAGGAGTACAGCTACTTCTTGAGTTATTTTCAGTAGGACTGATTGGAACAGCAGTCCATATTAAATAACAATACTTTAACGAATGAATATTCATTAAGTTTATCGTTTTATGCGATAAGCAACGCTTGGGAAGTATTACCGTGTATGTTTTGTGTAACGGGCGTTTGTGTATACCTAAAAGGCAATAAAAAGAATACATATGGTCTACAATAAACGGGACTGCTGAAGATGATTCGCTAGTGTGTGATAAACAGCATAATAGAAAAATACGTTTGTTTAGTGCAGAAGTTAATACATAAGTGTGAAAAAAGTTAATTTAGGCGATTAAATATTCAACAACAGTAATAgattgtatattttttgtgaaaGATTTAATGAAACGATGACACACAACATACAGTTATTCTTATATGTGTTAAATGTAGTGCGCATTCTGTATAATTCTACATTCAACGCAGCACGTAATGCGCATACTCCTTGAGCGATTTGAGCACTAGGAAACATGGATTAAGGTACGCATTTTGAACAAAATGAATATTGGTGGCTGGTAGAATAACTTGCCCGGCTAGCTCAGTCGGTAGAGCATGAGACTCTTAATCTCAGGGTCGTGGGTTCGAGCCCCACGTTGGGCGCATGagtactttttttgtttgttgtttggttgctATTGGTCCTTAAGCATTCAAACAAGCCAATCCCATTGCTTGGTATGTATGTAGTTTTGTGCTGCTATCCACATTAAGAATTATCGATGCGAAAGGCCTCTATAAAACAGCTTGAGCGATTTGAAAACCATATTGCGCTTGTGAAAAATAGCATCGGTGCGGTCAAACAACAACTTTTGACAGCTAAACTGAATCTTGAGCTtgtgaaattgttttgttgaCATTCGGTTCTgacttgtaaaaccctgtacaggtgtcccccgagatacgactgtatttgggaccgaaaaaatgtcccaaagcaaggcgtaagtcgaaatatagtcgtatgtcgaatatctgtaaATATATAAGTATataagtttataaccgaaatggaagagtcggaatcgaggaaatcgtgtattttatttaaaataattttcgaTAATATATTAACTCCAAAAGCCGTATACACAATttagatattcaagatcggATAGTTGGGGAATCTCAATGACAATTTTACACCGTCAAAAtcaaatcgtcgtatctgcgaatcgtcgtaactaaAGGGGGGTCGTAACTTGGGGGACGCTTGTATTTACAATCAACTGTAAATTCACAGCAAAACAGCCAAAAATAGGACCTGCATCGGCCGGGAATCGAACCCGGGCCGCCCGCGTGGCAGGCGAGCATTCTACCACTGAACCACCGATGCTTGTTAGAAAAGTGATAGAAGCAAATTAGCGGCTCATGGAGATCCGACAaggttttaaaattaatgttgtttgtttatgttcatCCATACATTTGTTATACACCAATGAAGTTAGCTGCAAAGTGGTAAGAACTGCTAGTAAGTATGacgaaacaaatacaaaagcaaaacaaacaacaaatgtgTCTGATGCATTGTTGTTTGCAGAGCCTCAGCAGAACAGGCGAGCAGCGAGCGCAAAGGTAGAGCTGAACCCATGCACACAAACTTTTAGTGGGGAAAATACGATAAAGTTTCTCGGATAAAGATCCGTGCATTTCCTCGAGATATttgcaaatttcattttctttcatttgaagagcaaaatatatttaatgtcAGCTTTTAAAATTGTAGTTCGACAACATATTGATTTACcttttgaaattgtttatgtttaaaattgaGGTCTGTTTGAAGCATTGTTTCATTAAGACAGGTCCAAATGTGAATTGGAATATTATTTTCTGCTTGTATGATGAGTAGTAAGGATTTATGTTGAGCATTGAATTGTCCTCTAGCACGAAGAGCAGAGTGGCGCAGTGGAAGCGTGCTGGGCCCATAACCCAGAGGTCCGTAGATCGAAACTACGTTCTGCTATCGggaaattctttttttctcatcgCACACACGATTACACTGTTCCCTCCCAActgtcgtttgttttttcatgATGATACATTTGGTTATTTTGCCcacgaatgatgatgataacaAATGATACCCATACCATATAATGTTGCAGCGTCCATGGTCTTGGGTAAGCAGAGCGTGTGTACGAATTATCCATTATCTCATTTTATTCACATCCTCTGGAAGATTCATCAATCTTTTGTAGAGCATAGCAGATTTGCATCACTGTGGCTATGACAACGCGCATTAAATTGTTTGCAATCACATTAAACCACATTAAGTAGTAAACGGTGCTCTCCCTCTTGCCCAGAAACGTTCATCTAAGCTCATTCCAAAGCTACGCCAATCAGATCGTGTCCCAAGGACTGTATTTCCGCTTGATGAAGATTTATGATGATGTACTACTATCCTGTGCAAAATCCGGTCCAAACGATCGTAAATAATCGTGAGAACGACCGAAAAGAATACTGTTTTTATCATTCCTTTCATTTCTTCTTTATCCTTTTCGTCACTCTAGTGATAATTTCGTAATCATAGGCAGAATGTGGCTTGATCTGGTTAAAATTATTCACGATTTTCTTGGTGCTCTTTGCCCCCAAAAATATCTTTGCTTTATTCAATATGTTGTGCATTATAAGCGATTGCTATTGTGAGCGCAGTAAACTAACGGGATGGACGAATGTGCTCACAGTATAAATTATCACCTGGCCGCCCAACAAACTAGCCGTCTTGATTACGGAGGCGGAAATGCTGGTAAGAAAGAACGCTCTCCCAGCACTAAAGGTATACCAATACCGTGGCCACTTCCTGGCGCAACACCATCTCGCGCCGCATTTCACCCGCAGCTTTGGGGATGGGACAGGGCTTCCgtaaatgtgttttcgctACCATCTTACGGGAATCACTTGCCGGCTCCGAAAAGGCATTCCTGTTACCAGCACCGCCGCAGCTCTGGAGGGTTGGAAGTCCATGTAGGGGTGTGTGTCAAACCGTAAAAGGAAATCGTAAGGAAAGAGTGGTACCCACCAAACGAACAGGTTGACCGGTGGTTGTCCAACCTCGTAAAACCGCACACGGTTAGCTCGTTACATCGTGTGccccattgtgtgtgtgtgtgtgtgtgcaaaggcTAGTTCCGCCATTTCGGGCGTACATCCATTTCcgaaaagcacacacatacccgtGGACTCTCCCGCGCTGGAAAATGTGGAGAATTAAGAAGGGTTGTGTACCACCGTGGTGTGCCATCTGATGCCGCGCAATCGCTGCTGTTTAATATTCTAATTCCAGTACCTTCGGTGTTTGTTTCCTGTTCGCACTTCCTCCAGTGGCACCGGTGTCGGACGGAGGGGAACACGCTCTGGGTGTCTCCAGTTCCTGGTGCCTATTGTCTTGTGCCGGGGGTGAACGTTTGATAGCTCCGTTGTTTTTATCTCTTATTTCCTTACTGATGGGCCGAACAGGTTGTGGAAAATAACGCATAATAACTGATTTATTTTACCTGACCACAAACGCTTCCTATTCTATAGCTTTCCGTTCGTGTAGCTTGCATAAGATGCAATTTGTGTCGACTATTCAATAAGTGCCATTGACCCTGCACGACTTGATTTGCAAAGTAATATGGACGGTAGTCCTCAGACCGCATCGGCTTAAGGGGTTATTGTTGCTCCTCTAACTCATTTCAAATTGcattgttgccatctatcatttGCTGGAAACATAtgcagaaaataaattaaacaggTGTGAGAAAGGTACGTGCAAATTGTGTTTGAGGAAAACGCATTTTTGTGGAATGATATTAAAGTTACTTGAGTTGTGTTCTTTTCAGTTGTGTTTATTCTTAGCATTGTGTAATATTCCTTGATATTATTTGGCTGTAATCAAACTGTAAAGCTGATGTTGGGCCATTTATAAACAATTTTATCTTATAATGCACATCTCAGTATAAGCATACGTAATCTCAGCACTAAAACTTGAGATCATGATGATCAAATCGTACCAAAAATATCTTGCGTAATTAGCGCAAATTGTCCCATCTGAACCGGAACATTAGGAAGTTTGCTCTTTAAAGAGTCTGTAAAACCTAACTTCTTCTAAATGTCTGCCAGGAGAAATGTCTCTAGAAAAACACCCTGTAACACTTCCCTCAACGACGTTTCCAATGCTGATGATCGTATTTTGAGACAAATTGAGTTATGCACAAATGATCGTCTACCATTCACGCGCAACGAAAcggagtacaaaaaaaaacgcctatAAAAGAACGACTTGTTGCTTTTCATCGTCTACATTTATCACCGcacgtgtgtgtctgttagaACTTCCCTTTACACTTGCGGAAAACACATGCTGAGAAAGTGTTCAAAAACCTACCACCGAACAGCGTGTGTTGGCAGAGAGAGGTAGTAATTCTGGTGCCCGCGCACACAACATCACGTATAACTTCCACCCGCGGGGCCGCACTGACATTATGAGCTAGAGGTGTGCGCGACGACGTAGCTAATAACACTTCCGTTACCCCGTACTGCTGCTGGCCCAAAGATGACCGCGGTGTCTAAAATTAGAAATCCTCACACACATTTCGATCGCTGGCAAGTTTGAGCAACCGCGAAACGGGCGAAAGATGCAACTGGGCTGGTGCATGTTGCGCTAGGGCGGACATGGAGTTGGGTGTCCCCCCTCCCGTGTTGGGGTCACCGGTTCGTTGCTTCCGTAATCGGTTTGATACCAGAGCAGAGGTTTGTGGGAGTTTTGATGTGGACGGGAAGACATCACCGGACACTGCGCAGGCACAGTATAGTTGCAAACGTTGTggggtgtgctgtgtgttgtaGTAGTGAAACTATTTTGTAAAACACCCAGAGCATCGCGTCTCCCAAATGGGAGGAAAcacttggttggttggttggctggttggttggATGTTAATTCCGTCGTGTGCATCCGGTTGGCGCGGGACTGGTTGTCGTTGGTGGAACAAAAATTTGCTCCGCGAAGATTCGTGCATTTTGGAGACTATTTCTGGCCACAGCCGATGGGCCTGAGCACCTCTACTACGGGTGGAACAAGTTGCAATGTAGTGGAATTGATTCCACGGTGCGTCCACACCGTGCGCGTTGCAATGAGCCGTGGACGAGTAGCGTCTTGTTTGGGGAGCTTGTTGGAATTCATTGAATGAGCGAAGGAAATACGTACTCAAGTGGCACCTGCTGGAGAAGGAGGATATTGCTTCTGCTGGTGATATCttcattaattaaaatactTGAAACCAAACGTATATCTCGGCGAATTTCCTTCTATATTTCCTGATCTGAGATGTAAATTGGCATATTACTTGATGTTGGGTATCCTTCAGGTACTTACGACAACTAGGGGAATTCCGTAAGGGTTTCACAATTGCATCGGTGAGACACAACTAAACTACTCCCAACGAGAGATGTATGAGCTTCGAGGTCCGAAAATTGCTGACAATTTCGAAGATATCTCCAACTCCAGCTTATCCCGACACTTTAGGCAGAAAGGTATACCTAAACTAATTGCTTAACCATCACTAATGTGAAATATTGCTCTCAATTCGTTTGTGTGGCGTGCTCACTTCAGCAGCGCTCCGTAAGCTACTGTGTGGAAAAACGATTCGACCTCGGCGAAATTGATCTACGGCAGATAAATTGGATAACAGTCCCTTACTGGAGAAGCAAGGAGAAGAAGAGGGCAAGCCAAGCCCGGTCCGGGAATCACCGGAGCGCGGATTCTCGGACGGGTTTTGGAATTGATTTCAATTAACTAGTGTCTTACAGCGGGAGGTTAGGATGGTGACAAGCAGCGTGCAAGCAGCGGAGATATGTCGTTTCTCGCTAGTAAGCGACTACTAGCTaaggttttatttattcaacgaCACATCTCGCTAGCCCCGCTGCGATCAATGACGACGGGATATGGCATGCACATAGAACAGATCAAGTACGATCGATCGAAACGTAACACGCATAGTAGTGTCGTACGCCACACGTTTTTATTCCCATTGCCATCTGATCCGGTCAGGCCAGATGATCCGGGTACCATGCAAATGTCAGCGAGCGTTACAGCAACACAACTCCTTAAACACGGCTCTCCCTTATTTACAAACGTACGCATCTCGGTCGCCCTAACCCTGCCCTCTACCACACGCTGCACTTGCCGGGCGGGTTCATGGTGCTACCGACCGGGCAGTGATATTCGCGCGCAAAATCCTCCGAGTTCGAGAGCGTCCCGATCACCCGGAACCGGCCCGGGCTGTGGACGGCCGTCTTCAGCTTGTTGCGCGTCGCTTCCGGCCGCATCGCGCCGCACCAGATCTGGGCAAAGTTGAGAAAGAAGAGCTGCGTCCGCGTCACGTTCAACCCGGGCAGCGTTTCCGCCTCGAGCACGCGCCGATCCGTCTGAGCCGCGAGCCACTTGCTGTACGCCAGGAACGCCTGCTTGATGCCCCCATTGTCGGCAATGTTTTCGCCCTGCGTGTTTTCCCCGTCCAGCTGCACGTCGACCTCGGCGATCCGGTACCTGCCGTACTGCTCCACCAGGCAGGCCGCCCGCTCGTGGAACTCTTCGATCGCGCGATCACTCCACCACCGGTACAGATTGCCGTCCCGATCGAACAGCCGGCCCTTGTCGTCGAACCCGTGCGTTAGCTCGTGCCCAATCACGACCCCGATACCGCCGTAGTTGATCGCCTTCGGCAGATGGCGATGGTAGAACGGAGGCTGCAGTATCCCGGCCGGAAACATGATCTGATTCTTGTTGCGGCTGTAGTACGCATTCACGACGGCCGGAGCGGTGTGCCAGGCCGTCTTGTTGACCGGCTGGCCGAGCTTCTCCTGGTCCGTGCGCCGGATGTGGCTGAGCACGTTCAGCGTGTTCTCGAAGTACCGGTCCGGGTGTATCTCGAGCGTGGCGTACCGGGCGCTCAGCTGCACCGGATCGAGTATGAAGTCCGGGTAGCCGATGCGCAGCGACATCGCGTTCACCTTCTGCTCGGCCAGCTGGCGCGTCGCCATATCGATCCAGCCGGTGCGGCCGAGAATCTCACGGAACGCGTCCTGCAGCTCATGCGTCATCGTGAGCGTGTCGCGCTTGCTGTTCTCGTCGAAGTAGCGCCGCACGAACATGGCCCCCACCGCCATGCCCATGTTGGCGTTCACCTGCGTGACGCAGTTCTTCCAGCGCGGTGGATTGCGCTCCCGCCCGAAGAGTGCGTTCGAGAAGCGCTGCTTGGCGCCGAGAAAGCGATCGTCCAGATTGTTGATGCGGTGGCGCACGAACCGCCACAGCAGATAGTTGGCCACGATGCGCGGCTCCGTCTGATCGATCAGCTCGACCAGATCGCGCATGTAGCTCATGGCGAACATCACCACAAAGCTGGACCCGTTCACTGGCCGCTCGGTTACGATCGTAAGGTAGTGCGTCCAGTTGATCTGCGGCACTTCTTCCTGCAGCTGGTCCAGCATCAGCTTGCGATAGAGCGTCGACACGTTGTTGCGCTCTTCCGGCGTGCTGGTAATGTTGGCCAGCTGCGTCTCGAACTCGATCATCTCATCCGTCGCCTGGCGGGCGGTGTCGGCCGGCACGTCCAGCAGCCCGATCACCTCCAGCATGAACTGCCGGTACGCCTCGAGATATTTGCGATTGCCGGGTTGAAGGTAGTAGTCGCGCGTTGGCAGCCCGAGTGAGGTCTGATCGAACTGCACAATGTTCTCGTCGGAGTTTTTAATGTCCGGTCCGACCCACTCGACGATCA contains:
- the LOC120894816 gene encoding neprilysin-4, whose product is MRCSASSGCLRGAMELGADKPANKHDKGSLSVTAASSPAPNCGEDGGGGSGGGGGCTLGIDERTGRLQWCPGYRFVKFLFVIPAAMLPIGLLFLLLSRFQVVGSVSLAGDGHQLTELSTTTDDLEGCGEFGYYYTEEHLTTNNNHLTEEIDWAEQTADDVERRCEPIPEKGPSESLDTDDRGLLRGIVRTSFIPSERRVLPADCLGEQAQPSTATEKAVERSEQLPRVRRSVGWMNDDRSSPESVRAAQVAIMKQYMDPDADPCDDFYQYACGNWDRVNPIPKDKAALDTFELLRESLDLVLKQLLLEGEPAGLHDVENALSTVRSQPDGTKKSTSTTTTAASAGWPTTTVTGGPAQQQLHRVRKRGRAENRNRSGRAVQNKLIIRSAQVKRVRRKRELLINDDAEMKARHLFVSCMNYELIEQRGLEPLRTLLHSLGGWPVLEPDSWDESSFDWLNLTAALRHYNNDVLIVEWVGPDIKNSDENIVQFDQTSLGLPTRDYYLQPGNRKYLEAYRQFMLEVIGLLDVPADTARQATDEMIEFETQLANITSTPEERNNVSTLYRKLMLDQLQEEVPQINWTHYLTIVTERPVNGSSFVVMFAMSYMRDLVELIDQTEPRIVANYLLWRFVRHRINNLDDRFLGAKQRFSNALFGRERNPPRWKNCVTQVNANMGMAVGAMFVRRYFDENSKRDTLTMTHELQDAFREILGRTGWIDMATRQLAEQKVNAMSLRIGYPDFILDPVQLSARYATLEIHPDRYFENTLNVLSHIRRTDQEKLGQPVNKTAWHTAPAVVNAYYSRNKNQIMFPAGILQPPFYHRHLPKAINYGGIGVVIGHELTHGFDDKGRLFDRDGNLYRWWSDRAIEEFHERAACLVEQYGRYRIAEVDVQLDGENTQGENIADNGGIKQAFLAYSKWLAAQTDRRVLEAETLPGLNVTRTQLFFLNFAQIWCGAMRPEATRNKLKTAVHSPGRFRVIGTLSNSEDFAREYHCPVGSTMNPPGKCSVW